The following are from one region of the Falco biarmicus isolate bFalBia1 chromosome 1, bFalBia1.pri, whole genome shotgun sequence genome:
- the LOC130143576 gene encoding homeobox protein HMX2-like: MVQLGSGRRPPPPAPAAPPAFSIDSILQPGPRRPPREQGRARGALPEEAEEEEEEEEEGPAEQDPSKGSSNSGSAPRRLRAEGTSRGFRTEPESGGGGAGSPLPAEGLRGTRQPPPREAGGCGGESGRSPAAGGRKKTRTIFSKSQVFQLESTFDVKRYLSSAERAGLAAALHLTETQVKIWFQNRRNKLKRQMSTEPEGPGPAEPPGEQPPPPAAAALAFPALYKDSTLLSRCLLPLPFPLLYPGSAIPYLCLPGPGKHFSLVDGDV; this comes from the exons ATGGTGCAGCTCGGGAGCGGCCGCCGACCCCCaccgccggccccggccgcgccgcccgcgtTCAGCATCGACAGCATCCTgcagcccggcccccgccgTCCACCccgggagcagggcagagcccgcGGCGCGCTGCcggaggaggcggaggaggaggaggaggaggaggaagaggggccTGCGGAGCAAGACCCCAGTAAAGGCTCCAGCAACTCGG GCAGCGCGCCCCGCCGGCTCCGGGCCGAGGGGACGAGCCGTGGCTTCCGCACGGAGCCCGAGAGCGGCGGAGGCGGCGCGGGCTCCCCACTCCCCGCCGAGGGGCTGCGCGGCAcccggcagccgccgccgcgggaGGCCGGTGGCTGCGGCGGGGAAAGCGGCAGGtcgccggcggcgggcggcaggaAGAAAACGAGGACCATCTTCTCCAAGAGCCAGGTCTTCCAGCTGGAGTCCACCTTTGACGTGAAGCGCTACCTGAGCAGCGCCGAGCGGGCCGGGCTGGCCGCCGCGCTGCACCTCACCGAGACCCAGGTGAAGATCTGGTTCCAGAACCGCCGCAACAAGCTCAAGAGACAGATGTCGACGGAGCCCGagggcccggggccggcggaGCCTCCCGGGGAGcagccgccgccccccgccgcggcggctcTCGCCTTCCCGGCCCTTTACAAGGACAGCACCCTGCTCAGCCGCTGCTTGCTGCCGCTGCCCTTCCCCCTGCTCTACCCGGGCAGCGCCATCCCCTACCTCTGCCTCCCCGGGCCGGGCAAACACTTCAGCCTGGTGGACGGGGACGTATAG